The Bombus vancouverensis nearcticus chromosome 17, iyBomVanc1_principal, whole genome shotgun sequence genome has a window encoding:
- the LOC117166141 gene encoding uncharacterized protein LOC117166141 produces the protein MESEPNERQEAEETKEADEVAEEVEEDIEEKTTKAGTSDETAEGKPLKQDESVQSSIDEECPSQGWDEHAKERFDTAVFTLGTCAAVFAVYIYIVYSLSSPPTVLHRV, from the exons ATGGAGAGCGAACCTAACGAGCGACAGGAAGCAGAAG AAACTAAAGAGGCCGATGAGGTTGCAGAAGAGGTCGAGGAAGATATCGAagagaagacaacgaaagcAGGAACTTCAGACGAAACCGCAGAGGGGAAGCCGTTGAAGCAGGATGAATCGGTGCAGTCATCGATAGACGAAGAATGCCCGTCTCAAGGCTGGGACGAACACGCGAAAGAAA GATTCGACACGGCCGTCTTCACTTTGGGCACGTGCGCTGCGGTTTTCGctgtctacatttacatcgtgTACAGTTTGAGCAGTCCACCGACCGTGTTGCATCGAGTCTAA